The bacterium genome contains the following window.
AGATCACCGATCGCCGACATGCTCTCCTCCGTCCATCCCTAGTCCATCACGAGCGACTCGCGCCACTCTTTCCCCTCGCCCCACGCCGGCTGGTCCTGCTTCTCGAAGAGCCAGTCGCCGACGACGAGCGCGTCCATCTCGGTCCGCATGAAGCAGCGGTAGGCGTCCTCCGGCGTGCAGACGATGGGCTCGCCGCGCACGTTGAAGCTGGTGTTCACGACCAGGCCGCAGCCGGTGCGCCGCCGGAAGGCGTCGATCAGCCGCCAGTAGTCCGGGTTCGTCCCGCGGTGCACGGTCTGGATGCGCGCCGAGTAGTCCAGGTGCGTCACCGCCGGGATGTCCGAGCGCTGGTGGTAGAGCTTCTCGCGCAGCGCCAGCCCGTGGTAGCCCGGCGGCAGCGGCCGGCGGCGGGCCGCCTGCACGTCCGCGATGAGCAGCATGTAGGGCGACTCCCCCTCCAGCTCGAAGTACGCCGCGGCCTCCTCGGCAAGCACGGACGGGGCGAACGGGCGGAAGCTCTCGCGGTACTTGATCTTGAGGTTGAGCTTCTTCTGGATCTCCGGGTTGCGCGGGTCGGC
Protein-coding sequences here:
- a CDS encoding carbamoyltransferase C-terminal domain-containing protein, with the protein product RGNPRRPAPGGGDRMRGSYLGPEPEEAQVRRVIGRYRAVGRRFEDFGALCERAAELLDAGRIVGWVRGRMEWGPRALGGRSILADPRNPEIQKKLNLKIKYRESFRPFAPSVLAEEAAAYFELEGESPYMLLIADVQAARRRPLPPGYHGLALREKLYHQRSDIPAVTHLDYSARIQTVHRGTNPDYWRLIDAFRRRTGCGLVVNTSFNVRGEPIVCTPEDAYRCFMRTEMDALVVGDWLFEKQDQPAWGEGKEWRESLVMD